In Desulfuromonas sp., a genomic segment contains:
- a CDS encoding cupin domain-containing protein, with translation MKTGKIVTASEQEEYAHPKHERFFLRDVVTAESNPALSVHRGRIEPGGEIFPHTHDGQAETFYILKGSAICTMGAETSMVTAGQCCVAPSGVTHGLKNEGDEPVELMALFTPPLK, from the coding sequence ATGAAGACTGGAAAAATAGTTACTGCGTCTGAACAGGAAGAGTACGCACACCCGAAGCATGAGCGTTTTTTTCTGCGTGATGTCGTTACCGCAGAGAGCAACCCCGCTCTCTCGGTACACCGTGGACGGATTGAACCGGGTGGCGAAATCTTCCCGCATACGCACGACGGCCAGGCAGAGACCTTCTACATCCTGAAAGGGTCGGCTATTTGCACAATGGGAGCAGAGACCTCGATGGTCACTGCCGGACAGTGTTGCGTAGCACCATCCGGTGTAACCCACGGGCTGAAAAACGAAGGTGACGAACCGGTTGAGTTGATGGCTCTGTTCACCCCGCCCCTCAAATAG
- a CDS encoding hybrid sensor histidine kinase/response regulator gives MRQEGPTVLVVDDEAVIRDLCIRALKSFNVIEAANGQEALDILQKKDVDVVLTDIMMPHTNGIDLLQQIKEKQPNQPVIVMTGYADKDVILKALKADADDFISKPINLLQLRTTIDKVLEKKALREELVQLKKMDQLKTDFLGLVSHKLKTPITALSLFIQNLSRGVGDPDDPNFQKHLQLMQEESNYLVYLIQDLLYYSEIILQESPLKLAESDLRSVVMATFIEAQATAANKGIRLVNNLPQECPPTRFDRKRIRFVIQALLDNAIKFTPPGGDVTVFGEYGDNACKLGIRDTGPGIEENEQKKVFEKFYQVDPLRTGQIRGFGLGLFYARQFARAHGGNVQLESEPGKGTTAWLNLPR, from the coding sequence ATGCGCCAGGAGGGTCCGACTGTTCTCGTCGTTGATGACGAAGCGGTTATCCGGGACCTATGTATCAGGGCATTAAAATCGTTCAATGTCATTGAAGCGGCAAATGGCCAAGAGGCCCTTGATATTCTACAAAAGAAAGACGTTGATGTCGTTCTGACCGATATCATGATGCCGCACACCAATGGCATCGATCTGCTGCAGCAGATCAAGGAAAAGCAACCGAACCAGCCGGTTATTGTCATGACCGGGTATGCTGATAAGGACGTTATTCTCAAGGCCCTCAAGGCTGATGCCGATGATTTCATCAGCAAACCGATCAATCTGCTCCAACTTAGAACAACCATCGACAAGGTTCTCGAAAAAAAAGCACTCCGCGAAGAACTTGTTCAGCTCAAAAAAATGGACCAGCTCAAGACCGATTTTCTCGGACTTGTCTCACACAAGCTTAAGACACCGATTACCGCCCTCTCGCTTTTTATCCAGAACCTTTCCCGCGGCGTCGGCGATCCGGACGATCCGAACTTCCAGAAACACCTGCAACTGATGCAGGAAGAATCGAACTATCTGGTGTACCTGATTCAGGACCTTCTCTACTATAGTGAAATCATTCTTCAGGAAAGCCCTCTCAAACTGGCTGAATCGGATTTGCGCTCAGTTGTAATGGCTACTTTCATTGAGGCTCAGGCTACCGCCGCGAACAAGGGGATTCGGCTGGTTAATAACCTCCCGCAGGAATGTCCACCGACCCGATTTGACCGCAAAAGGATCCGTTTTGTGATCCAGGCTCTGCTTGACAATGCTATTAAATTCACTCCGCCCGGTGGTGATGTGACCGTATTCGGAGAGTATGGCGACAACGCCTGCAAACTCGGCATCCGTGACACCGGTCCCGGCATAGAAGAAAACGAACAGAAAAAGGTTTTTGAAAAATTCTACCAGGTCGACCCTTTGCGTACGGGCCAGATCCGTGGTTTCGGCCTCGGCCTCTTTTATGCCCGCCAGTTTGCCCGGGCTCATGGCGGTAATGTCCAGCTCGAAAGCGAACCGGGCAAGGGGACCACTGCCTGGCTTAACCTGCCCCGCTGA
- a CDS encoding HslU--HslV peptidase proteolytic subunit produces the protein MFRGTTITCVRKEADVAMAGDGQVSVGSTVMKHSASKVRRLFDGKVLAGFAGSTADAFTLFEKFDAKLQEFQGNLPRAAVALAKDWRTDKVLRRLEALMIVADRENTLVLSGAGDVIEPDDGIAAIGSGGSFALAAGRALLRNTELDAKSIAEKALYLAAEICVYTNDRLTVETL, from the coding sequence ATGTTTCGCGGAACAACCATTACCTGCGTTCGTAAAGAAGCGGATGTCGCGATGGCCGGGGACGGTCAGGTCAGCGTCGGCAGCACTGTCATGAAGCACTCGGCGAGCAAGGTCCGTCGATTATTTGATGGCAAGGTCCTTGCCGGTTTCGCCGGCAGTACAGCCGATGCCTTCACGCTTTTTGAAAAATTTGACGCCAAACTGCAGGAGTTTCAGGGGAACCTTCCGCGCGCCGCTGTCGCCCTGGCCAAGGACTGGCGAACCGACAAGGTGCTGCGTCGTCTTGAAGCATTAATGATTGTCGCTGACCGGGAGAATACTCTGGTCCTCTCCGGTGCCGGGGATGTGATCGAACCGGATGACGGTATTGCGGCAATCGGTTCCGGCGGCTCTTTTGCCCTGGCAGCCGGCCGCGCTCTCCTGCGCAACACTGAACTCGATGCCAAATCGATTGCTGAAAAAGCGCTCTACCTGGCTGCTGAAATTTGTGTTTACACCAATGATCGCCTGACCGTGGAGACTCTGTAG
- a CDS encoding HslU--HslV peptidase ATPase subunit yields MTNFTPREIVSELDRYIVGQREAKRAVAVALRNRWRRQQVGPELRDEIAPKNIIMIGPTGVGKTEIARRLAKLAQAPFIKVEASKFTEVGYVGRDVESMVRDLVDLAVLLVKDEEAQRQRVKAEQNAEERILDLLLPGEAETENEEQQASTREKLRKLLRKGALNERYVELETEEASMPTMQLFTPQGQEDLGFNMKDMLGNFFPKRTKQRRMKVAEALEQLTQEEAEKLVDMDKVSTLARERTEQTGIIFIDEIDKIASKDGVHGPEVSREGVQRDILPIVEGSTVNTKHGPVKTDHILFVAAGAFHMAKQSDLIPELQGRFPIRVELNSLGEEEFVRILTEPKNALIRQYIALMETEKVTLDFADDAIRELAKTATRVNEQTENIGARRLHTIMEKLLEEISFDAPEMASRKVKIDAGFVAEKLAGIAGDEDLSRYIL; encoded by the coding sequence GTGACCAACTTCACCCCACGTGAAATCGTTTCCGAACTTGATCGTTATATTGTCGGTCAGCGGGAAGCAAAACGGGCGGTAGCCGTCGCGCTGCGCAATCGCTGGCGTCGTCAGCAGGTTGGCCCGGAGCTGCGTGATGAGATCGCGCCGAAGAACATCATCATGATCGGACCAACCGGGGTCGGCAAGACTGAAATCGCCCGGCGCCTCGCCAAATTGGCCCAGGCACCATTCATCAAGGTTGAGGCGAGCAAATTTACCGAGGTCGGTTATGTCGGACGTGATGTCGAGAGCATGGTTCGTGATCTTGTCGACCTGGCAGTGCTGTTGGTCAAGGATGAAGAAGCGCAGCGGCAAAGGGTCAAGGCCGAACAGAACGCCGAGGAACGGATTCTCGACCTTCTATTGCCGGGGGAAGCGGAAACAGAAAACGAGGAACAGCAAGCCTCGACCCGGGAAAAGCTGCGCAAATTATTGCGTAAGGGCGCACTGAACGAGCGCTACGTCGAACTCGAAACCGAAGAGGCCTCGATGCCGACCATGCAGCTCTTCACACCTCAAGGGCAGGAAGATCTCGGCTTTAACATGAAGGATATGCTCGGAAACTTCTTCCCGAAACGGACCAAACAGCGCCGCATGAAAGTGGCCGAAGCACTGGAACAGCTGACCCAGGAGGAGGCTGAAAAACTGGTCGACATGGACAAGGTTTCAACCCTCGCCCGGGAACGGACAGAACAGACCGGCATCATTTTTATCGATGAAATTGACAAGATTGCCAGCAAGGACGGGGTCCATGGTCCGGAAGTTTCGCGTGAAGGCGTGCAACGCGACATCCTGCCAATCGTTGAAGGGAGTACGGTCAATACCAAGCATGGTCCGGTCAAAACCGATCATATCCTCTTCGTTGCGGCCGGAGCGTTCCACATGGCCAAACAGTCAGACCTGATTCCAGAACTGCAGGGCCGTTTTCCGATCCGGGTCGAACTGAACAGTCTCGGTGAGGAGGAGTTCGTCCGGATTCTCACTGAACCGAAAAATGCGTTGATCCGTCAGTATATAGCGTTGATGGAAACGGAAAAGGTTACCCTCGATTTCGCTGACGATGCAATCCGTGAACTGGCAAAAACAGCGACCAGGGTCAATGAACAAACCGAGAATATAGGGGCCCGCCGCCTGCACACCATCATGGAGAAACTGCTCGAGGAGATCTCTTTTGATGCACCGGAGATGGCCAGCAGGAAGGTGAAGATCGACGCCGGTTTTGTCGCTGAGAAACTAGCCGGCATTGCCGGTGATGAGGATTTGTCGCGATACATTTTGTAA
- the argB gene encoding acetylglutamate kinase translates to MKEIIDKAKVLLEALPWIREFYDKTIVFKYGGNAMVEEHLKESFAQDIILLKYIGLNPVVVHGGGPQIGQVMEKMGLESHFVQGMRVTDSETMNVVEMVLGGRVNKEIVGNINRLGGKAVGLSGKDGGLITARKLEMKTINPDTLTPEIIDIGMVGEVESVNPTIIGSLEASNFIPVIAPIGVGANGETYNINADLVAGRIAGALQAEKLILMTDVEGVKDKKGNLISTIDINQVPELIENETITGGMIPKINCCLDAIAEGVGKTHIIDGRMEHACLLEIFTDTGIGTAVARFR, encoded by the coding sequence ATGAAAGAAATCATCGACAAGGCAAAAGTTCTACTCGAGGCGTTGCCCTGGATCCGGGAGTTTTACGACAAGACAATTGTCTTCAAGTATGGCGGCAACGCAATGGTCGAGGAGCATCTCAAGGAATCGTTTGCCCAGGATATCATTCTGCTCAAATACATCGGCCTCAACCCGGTCGTTGTCCACGGTGGCGGCCCGCAGATCGGCCAGGTTATGGAAAAAATGGGGCTCGAAAGCCACTTTGTCCAGGGTATGCGGGTCACTGACTCGGAGACCATGAATGTTGTTGAAATGGTACTCGGCGGCAGAGTCAACAAAGAAATCGTCGGCAACATCAATCGGCTCGGCGGCAAGGCGGTCGGTCTCTCCGGCAAGGACGGCGGACTGATTACCGCCCGTAAACTCGAAATGAAAACGATCAATCCGGACACCCTGACTCCGGAAATCATCGATATCGGCATGGTCGGCGAGGTTGAAAGCGTCAACCCGACGATTATCGGTTCGCTTGAAGCGAGCAACTTCATTCCGGTCATCGCCCCGATCGGCGTTGGTGCAAACGGCGAGACCTACAACATTAACGCTGACCTGGTCGCCGGCCGGATTGCCGGGGCGCTTCAGGCTGAAAAGCTGATCCTGATGACTGACGTCGAAGGGGTCAAGGACAAAAAAGGGAACCTGATTTCCACTATCGACATCAATCAGGTTCCGGAACTGATCGAGAACGAGACGATAACCGGCGGCATGATTCCGAAGATCAACTGCTGCCTCGATGCCATTGCCGAAGGGGTCGGGAAGACCCACATCATCGACGGACGGATGGAACATGCCTGTCTGCTCGAAATATTCACCGACACCGGCATCGGTACTGCCGTTGCGAGGTTCAGGTAA